The stretch of DNA GATAACGGCCCCCGGCCCCAACATCGGCGAGAGAAAGGGCAAGGCAGCGACTACCGAGATGATCAACAGCCCGGGGAGGCTGCCGGCAAGGGGAGAGATCGTGTTGGCGATGATATCCCCGATACCCGTATAGAGAATAATCCCAATTAAAGCGCTTACAAAAGCCATGAAAGGAAGGATGTTTTTAATCACTTGGTCGATCGTATCCCGTCCCGACTGATAGAAGACATTGACTACGTTTCCCATCGTTTTGCCCAGCCGGTTCAACCAATTGGGCTTCACTGGGGCCGCAGCCGGCTCCGGATTCTCTTCCTGCTCAGAGACTTCCGCAGTTGCCGCCACTTCGTCCCTTGAAACGTGGGCTCCCTCCGCCAAATGCTGAATCTGTTTTACCGTGACACCGGAGACGAAGTTGTCCTCCTGGATATACCTCGCCAGGGGGCCGGAGGGAGAAGCCGCAGTAATATCCACTGTCAGCACACCCAGCTTGGGATAGAGGCCACAGCGCGCCGTACCGCCGCAATCAATAATCACACAAGCCATTTCTTCCGGATTCACTTTGTTTTTAAAGGCATCCACAGCTTTGCCGCCGGTCATGTCAGCGATCTTCTGCGCGACGGGATGAATACCCCCGCCTGTGATCGAGGCGATAATCGTTTTCTCCTCCGTGGGTTGAATCATCAAGGGCCCTCCCCACCCACCGGAGCCTTTTTCCACCTTCACAGCGCGATACTCACTCATGAACAAGCCCTCCTTTTATGAATCAGGATTGAACAACTCGCCGCTTCATCATGAACTTGGTGATATACTCGGTCACAATTCCCCGCAGCAGGATTACGAGTAAACCAACAATAAAGTAGCGGATGGCCAAGGGACCCAGAGACAGATTGAGCTGGGTAATCCCGGCTGCAATCCCTGTATAGACGAACAATTCTGCCGAGTTCGCGTGGGGAAATAGCCCCGTAATCGGATGGACAAAAGAAACAGCAGAATCGTAGAAGGCTGGCTTTTGGTTTTCCGGCAAAAATTTACCGAACGTATACGCCATCGGGTTAGTCAGGAAGAATACGGCCAACAACGGAAACAGCGTATATCGCAACAATGTAAAACGGGTGCAAAAGCGGGCAAACCGGGTAATCCGCTCTTCCCCCACAAACTTGATGAAAGCATTCACCACCGTAATCAGGCAGATCAAGGTGGGAATGATTCCAGTCACCAGACCGACAAACGTTTCACCGCCTTTTTGGAACATTCCAATAAACCCTTCTGCCAGATGGACAAAGAAATCCATATCCTTTTCCCCCTTTCGGATTAGACCGCTGCTCGCGTCTGACGCGCCTCCTCCACCTTTTCAACAGCCATATTGAGCGCCTGTTCCCAGGAGGTTCGCGGCTGAATCTCTTTCAAATCCTCAACCACCTTTCCCACCAGGGAGGGCTCATCACGAAAGCGAGCGAAAACGGAGACACCGGCCAATTTGCGGCAATGGGTAACCACACCCGCCGGATCGGTAACCAGGATGGCTACCGCCCCGGCCCCCCATCGGTTTTTGCGCACACCCACTCCCAGATAGCCGGAAGACTGACGCTGCAACTCAAAAAGTTGCCGCTGATAGTGGCGCGATTGCAACAATGTCAGGCTGCCCTGGATAACCCAAAACAGGACAAACAATAGAATAAACATCCCCCATGTACCCATCATTTCTCCCTCCTTCAAACGAGCAAGATTTCCGGTTGTTCCAGCGTTTGCTTAACGGTCTGTAGGAAGCGGGCGGCAGGTGCTCCGTCCAGCACCCGGTGGTCAAAGGAGAGGCTAAAGGTCGCGATCGGGCGCAG from Desmospora activa DSM 45169 encodes:
- the srlE gene encoding PTS glucitol/sorbitol transporter subunit IIB, producing MSEYRAVKVEKGSGGWGGPLMIQPTEEKTIIASITGGGIHPVAQKIADMTGGKAVDAFKNKVNPEEMACVIIDCGGTARCGLYPKLGVLTVDITAASPSGPLARYIQEDNFVSGVTVKQIQHLAEGAHVSRDEVAATAEVSEQEENPEPAAAPVKPNWLNRLGKTMGNVVNVFYQSGRDTIDQVIKNILPFMAFVSALIGIILYTGIGDIIANTISPLAGSLPGLLIISVVAALPFLSPMLGPGAVIAQVVGVLIGVEIGRGNIPPQLALPALFAINPQVGCDFVPVGLTLGEAKPETIEVGVPAVLISRLFTGPAAVLIAYFLSFGLYTD
- the srlA gene encoding PTS glucitol/sorbitol transporter subunit IIC, producing MDFFVHLAEGFIGMFQKGGETFVGLVTGIIPTLICLITVVNAFIKFVGEERITRFARFCTRFTLLRYTLFPLLAVFFLTNPMAYTFGKFLPENQKPAFYDSAVSFVHPITGLFPHANSAELFVYTGIAAGITQLNLSLGPLAIRYFIVGLLVILLRGIVTEYITKFMMKRRVVQS
- a CDS encoding transcriptional regulator GutM; the protein is MGTWGMFILLFVLFWVIQGSLTLLQSRHYQRQLFELQRQSSGYLGVGVRKNRWGAGAVAILVTDPAGVVTHCRKLAGVSVFARFRDEPSLVGKVVEDLKEIQPRTSWEQALNMAVEKVEEARQTRAAV